One region of Gilliamella sp. ESL0405 genomic DNA includes:
- a CDS encoding glycosyltransferase family 4 protein, which yields MQLAFCIYKYFPYGGLQRDFLQIARACHAKGHKVRVYVMQWQGDKPTEFDIILVPKKGLSNHSRNLAYYHWVEDHLQTHPVDCVVGFNKMPGLDVYFAGDTCFAEKVSHKGFFYRLSKRCKHYLAFEDAVFNPQHDTKIMVLTKQQISDFEKYYHTQASRFVLLPPGIAKDRQYHIDSPIKRQQFRQANHIAQDAFVIVQIGSDFKRKGVDRTLIAIAALPEALKKQVCYLVVGQDKPDNYQKMAKQLGIFNQVRFFSGRNDIPDFLFSADLLLHPARQEAAGMVLIEALAAGVSVIVTGIAGYAYHITDANAGVVLSEPFDQSELNSTLENAITNQAQRAAWHHNAIEYGQNADLYHLAERAADIILGCHHYE from the coding sequence ATGCAACTAGCTTTTTGTATCTATAAATATTTTCCTTACGGCGGTTTGCAACGTGATTTCTTGCAAATTGCCCGAGCTTGTCACGCTAAAGGGCATAAAGTTCGTGTTTATGTTATGCAGTGGCAAGGCGATAAACCGACTGAGTTTGACATTATTTTAGTCCCGAAAAAGGGGCTATCAAATCATAGCCGGAATCTAGCTTATTACCATTGGGTCGAAGATCATTTACAGACACATCCGGTTGATTGTGTCGTTGGCTTTAATAAAATGCCGGGGTTAGATGTCTATTTTGCCGGCGATACGTGTTTTGCTGAGAAAGTCTCCCACAAAGGCTTTTTTTATAGATTGTCTAAACGCTGTAAACACTATCTGGCATTTGAAGATGCGGTATTTAATCCGCAGCATGACACCAAAATTATGGTGCTAACAAAGCAACAAATTAGCGATTTTGAAAAATATTACCATACTCAAGCATCAAGATTTGTTTTACTGCCACCCGGTATAGCAAAAGATCGGCAATATCATATTGATTCACCCATTAAACGCCAGCAATTTAGGCAAGCCAATCACATTGCGCAAGATGCTTTTGTGATTGTACAAATTGGTTCTGACTTTAAACGAAAAGGCGTTGATCGCACATTAATTGCGATTGCCGCTTTGCCCGAAGCGTTAAAAAAACAGGTGTGCTATTTGGTTGTCGGGCAAGATAAACCCGATAATTACCAAAAAATGGCGAAACAGCTGGGTATTTTTAATCAAGTCCGTTTTTTCTCTGGGCGAAATGATATCCCCGATTTTCTCTTTAGCGCAGATCTACTACTGCACCCAGCTCGACAAGAAGCCGCTGGTATGGTTTTAATCGAGGCTCTAGCTGCTGGTGTGTCGGTGATTGTAACCGGGATAGCCGGTTATGCTTATCATATTACAGATGCAAATGCAGGTGTGGTACTTAGTGAGCCTTTTGATCAATCAGAATTAAATAGCACACTGGAAAATGCTATCACTAATCAAGCACAGCGAGCTGCATGGCATCATAATGCGATTGAATATGGGCAAAACGCCGATTTATATCACCTTGCTGAGCGTGCTGCCGATATTATATTAGGTTGTCATCATTATGAATGA
- the rfaP gene encoding lipopolysaccharide core heptose(I) kinase RfaP, producing MNEIILKSPFENLWKGRDPFSEVEQISGEVYRAVKQRKTLNFKLDDESYFIKIHRGITVKEIVKNLLSLRLPVLDAKQEWTAIHRLAQAGVNTMDGRAFGRKGLNPLTRHSFIITKDLNPTVSLEDFTRSWLTTPPSYHLKRSLIIYLAKMTAKMHAAGVNHRDCYLCHFLLDLPLFEHHQQIKLSVIDLHRAQTRKRVPTRWRDKDLIGLYFSSTKIGLTQRDIWLFLKTYFNKPLKTILHDEHKLLTTAEKKSARIAKRTEKYQL from the coding sequence ATGAATGAAATTATACTCAAATCGCCTTTTGAGAATTTATGGAAAGGCAGAGATCCGTTTAGCGAAGTTGAGCAGATTTCCGGTGAAGTTTATCGGGCGGTTAAACAGCGCAAAACGTTAAATTTTAAACTTGATGATGAATCTTACTTTATTAAAATTCACCGTGGCATAACGGTAAAAGAGATCGTCAAAAATTTATTGTCCTTGAGATTACCGGTGTTAGACGCCAAACAAGAATGGACAGCCATTCACCGTTTAGCACAAGCAGGGGTAAATACCATGGACGGGCGAGCTTTTGGTCGTAAGGGGTTAAACCCACTAACACGGCACTCGTTTATTATTACCAAAGATCTTAACCCGACAGTAAGTTTAGAGGATTTTACTCGCTCTTGGTTAACCACGCCACCTAGCTATCATCTGAAACGTTCTTTAATCATCTATCTGGCAAAAATGACCGCCAAAATGCATGCCGCTGGGGTCAATCACCGTGATTGTTATTTATGCCATTTTTTATTGGATTTACCGTTATTTGAACATCATCAGCAAATTAAATTATCCGTCATTGATCTGCATCGGGCGCAAACCCGAAAACGAGTGCCAACCCGTTGGCGTGATAAAGATTTGATTGGGCTGTATTTTTCATCGACCAAAATCGGGTTAACTCAACGTGATATTTGGCTATTTTTAAAAACTTATTTCAATAAACCATTAAAAACGATTTTGCATGATGAACATAAACTGTTAACAACTGCGGAAAAAAAATCAGCGCGGATTGCAAAACGAACTGAAAAATATCAGCTTTAA
- a CDS encoding DUF2813 domain-containing protein gives MFIEQIEITGFRGISQLSLTFNPESSVLIGENRWGRSSLISALKLLSLDNKFYQFVDSDFYHDRDENYGDKISIVVTYCESYSTELDSEVYARLRPMASPNESDHLYRLCYQISADKQDNGIFTQHRLIDPHGKALSTEQSQPLIAILISLNPVMALKNSINTDNLPITNQPLSQYYIEQLSNQLKTHSAQLSQDELSRGLNAARALLEYYFADYQHRYHYKQANKQASPRIEDWNSLERINNILDDLDNSYLRSALLGIFGSIIDAKGNNPLSQSAVPILILEEPESQLHPIILAVGFRLLKNLPTQKIITSNSSDLVALFPLENIYRLIRMPDQIVTKYIPPKSLSVDDSRRIMFHIFYRRASAIFARSWLLVEGETEVWLLRELAEQSGYHLSSEGVQFIEFAQCGLKPLIKYANKMGIHWYVITDGDMAGKKYADIVKSLAPPDKDPSEYLTVLPARDIENFLFKHGFSHVYKLAAYNTVQHIDMSVPKIIQKAIHRRSKPDLAIAVCDDAKSRGVGAIPRLLIDTFAKIVKSSMQLVSK, from the coding sequence ATGTTTATTGAACAAATTGAGATTACCGGATTTAGAGGGATTAGTCAGTTATCTTTAACATTTAATCCGGAATCAAGTGTGCTTATTGGTGAAAACCGTTGGGGAAGATCGAGCTTAATTAGCGCTTTAAAGTTGTTATCACTCGATAACAAATTTTATCAATTTGTCGATAGCGATTTTTATCATGATAGAGATGAAAACTATGGCGATAAGATCAGTATTGTCGTCACTTATTGCGAATCATATTCAACTGAGCTCGACAGTGAAGTGTATGCCCGCTTACGCCCAATGGCTTCGCCAAACGAATCGGATCATTTGTACCGTCTTTGTTACCAAATTAGCGCTGATAAACAAGATAATGGTATTTTCACTCAGCATCGATTAATCGACCCACACGGCAAGGCATTATCAACTGAACAATCGCAACCATTAATTGCGATTTTAATTAGCCTTAATCCGGTCATGGCGCTGAAAAACTCGATAAATACGGATAATTTGCCGATCACCAATCAACCTTTGTCACAATACTATATCGAGCAACTATCCAATCAGTTAAAAACCCATAGTGCGCAATTGAGTCAAGATGAATTAAGTCGTGGGCTTAATGCTGCTCGTGCGTTATTAGAGTACTATTTTGCCGATTATCAGCATCGTTATCATTACAAACAAGCCAATAAACAAGCCAGTCCACGTATTGAGGACTGGAACTCGCTTGAGCGGATCAACAATATTTTAGATGATCTTGATAACAGCTATTTGCGTAGTGCGTTGTTAGGCATATTTGGCTCGATTATTGATGCCAAAGGCAATAATCCTTTGTCACAAAGTGCCGTGCCGATTTTGATACTGGAAGAGCCGGAAAGCCAACTTCATCCGATTATTTTAGCGGTTGGGTTTCGTTTACTTAAAAACTTACCGACGCAAAAGATTATTACCTCTAATTCAAGTGATTTAGTCGCATTATTCCCACTGGAAAATATTTATCGATTGATTCGCATGCCCGATCAAATCGTGACAAAATATATTCCACCTAAATCATTGAGTGTTGATGATAGCCGGCGAATTATGTTCCATATTTTTTACCGTCGAGCCAGTGCGATATTTGCCCGTAGTTGGTTATTAGTTGAAGGCGAAACCGAAGTTTGGTTGTTGCGAGAATTAGCCGAGCAAAGTGGCTATCACTTAAGCTCTGAAGGGGTACAATTTATTGAGTTTGCTCAGTGTGGCTTAAAACCGCTGATTAAATATGCCAATAAAATGGGCATCCATTGGTATGTCATCACCGACGGCGATATGGCGGGTAAAAAGTATGCCGATATTGTTAAATCACTGGCACCGCCTGATAAAGATCCGAGTGAGTACCTCACGGTCTTACCGGCGCGAGATATTGAGAATTTTTTATTTAAACATGGCTTTAGTCATGTTTATAAACTCGCCGCTTACAATACAGTGCAACATATTGATATGTCAGTACCAAAAATCATTCAAAAAGCAATTCATCGACGTTCAAAACCCGATTTAGCCATAGCGGTTTGTGATGATGCTAAGTCACGGGGAGTGGGTGCCATTCCTCGTTTATTGATTGATACTTTTGCTAAAATTGTAAAATCTTCAATGCAATTAGTGTCAAAATAA
- the ettA gene encoding energy-dependent translational throttle protein EttA: protein MAQYVYTMNRVGKIVPPKRYILKDISLSFFPGAKIGVLGLNGAGKSTLLRIMAGVDTEIEGEARPQPDIKIGYLPQEPKLDPKQTVREAIEQAVGDAKKALARLDEVYAAYADPDADFDKLAKEQAELEAIIQSQDAHNLDNQLERAADALRLPDWDAKIENLSGGERRRVAICQLLLEKPDMLLIDEPTNHLDAESVAWLERFLHDYEGTVVAVTHDRYFLDNVAGWILELDRGEGIPWEGNYSSWLEQKDQRLAQEAATESARRKSIEKELEWVRQNPKGRQAKSKARLARFEELNNNDYQKRNETNELFIPPGQRLGDKVIEVANLTKSYGDRVLIDNLSFSIPKGAIVGIIGPNGAGKSTLFRMLSGKEQPDSGTITLGDTVQLASVDQFRDSMDDKKTVWDEISNGQDIMRIGNFEIPSRAYVGRFNFKGVDQQKRVGELSGGERGRVHLAKLLQVGGNVLLLDEPTNDLDVETLRALENALLEFPGCALVISHDRWFLDRIATHILDYQDEGHVEFFEGNFTEYEEWKKRTLGAEAVEPKRAKYKRITK, encoded by the coding sequence ATGGCGCAATATGTTTATACCATGAATCGTGTTGGGAAGATTGTTCCTCCTAAACGTTATATTTTAAAAGATATCTCATTAAGTTTTTTCCCCGGTGCCAAAATTGGTGTTCTTGGCTTAAATGGGGCAGGTAAATCGACATTACTACGAATTATGGCTGGAGTGGATACCGAAATTGAAGGTGAAGCTCGTCCACAGCCGGACATTAAAATAGGTTATTTACCGCAAGAACCTAAACTTGATCCTAAGCAAACTGTACGTGAAGCTATTGAGCAAGCCGTTGGTGATGCCAAAAAAGCTTTGGCTCGTTTAGATGAAGTGTATGCGGCTTATGCTGATCCAGATGCTGATTTTGACAAATTAGCCAAAGAACAAGCTGAACTTGAAGCAATCATACAATCGCAAGATGCGCATAATTTAGATAACCAACTAGAGCGAGCAGCTGACGCCTTGCGTCTACCGGATTGGGATGCAAAAATCGAAAATTTATCCGGTGGTGAACGCCGTCGTGTTGCTATTTGTCAGTTATTGCTGGAAAAACCGGACATGTTATTAATTGACGAACCAACTAACCATTTAGATGCTGAATCTGTCGCATGGTTAGAACGCTTTTTACATGACTATGAAGGCACGGTGGTCGCTGTAACCCATGACCGTTACTTCTTAGACAATGTTGCTGGTTGGATTTTAGAGCTAGACCGTGGTGAAGGTATTCCATGGGAAGGTAATTACTCTTCTTGGCTTGAACAGAAAGATCAGCGATTAGCGCAAGAAGCGGCAACCGAATCGGCTCGCCGTAAGTCGATTGAAAAAGAGCTTGAATGGGTGCGTCAAAATCCGAAAGGGCGTCAAGCAAAAAGCAAAGCTCGTTTAGCACGTTTTGAAGAATTAAATAACAATGATTACCAAAAACGTAATGAAACTAACGAACTCTTTATTCCGCCTGGGCAACGTTTAGGGGATAAAGTCATCGAAGTCGCTAATTTAACTAAATCATATGGCGATCGAGTATTAATCGATAATCTTTCTTTTAGTATTCCTAAAGGCGCAATTGTCGGGATTATTGGTCCAAATGGTGCCGGTAAATCAACACTATTTAGAATGTTATCCGGCAAAGAACAACCCGATAGCGGTACAATTACGTTAGGAGATACCGTGCAATTGGCATCGGTCGATCAGTTCCGTGACAGTATGGATGATAAAAAGACCGTGTGGGACGAAATATCCAACGGACAAGATATTATGCGTATTGGTAATTTTGAAATCCCAAGCCGTGCCTATGTTGGTCGCTTTAATTTTAAAGGCGTCGATCAGCAAAAACGTGTTGGTGAGCTATCCGGTGGTGAACGTGGTCGGGTGCATTTAGCTAAATTACTTCAAGTTGGTGGTAATGTACTATTACTCGATGAACCGACCAATGACCTTGATGTCGAAACTTTACGTGCGCTGGAAAATGCGTTATTAGAGTTCCCGGGCTGTGCATTAGTTATTTCGCATGACCGTTGGTTCTTAGACCGCATTGCGACCCATATTCTCGATTACCAAGACGAAGGGCATGTTGAGTTCTTTGAAGGTAATTTTACCGAATATGAAGAGTGGAAAAAACGCACTTTAGGCGCAGAAGCAGTAGAGCCGAAGCGTGCCAAATACAAAAGAATCACAAAATAG
- a CDS encoding YcxB family protein — MSNITVHCHIDRQYLVDTYYALQGCLDDNFTQKLDDSIADNMRNFTFTFDNEKIVQLNNDKNEVSTFYYSDLYQIHEAKTGLFFFSNKIIFEFVRYDLFQPDELERLKDYLAPYLSKNQESKIAMINYQFDCQRVYAFICHQFRNSRKRMFILSTILLFLSLLLFPKNPTLSVLIFILPILLLTLFLANFKKQSKKQVLTLNERFGSMTCIFYNDHLTFSYIKKVGVSNINYAEFYKIEKTSKGYVFFIQESSGYYFFYNEFSLEQQQALEEKLKHYSNYSQK; from the coding sequence ATGAGTAACATCACCGTTCATTGCCATATTGATCGACAATATTTAGTCGATACTTATTACGCGCTGCAAGGTTGTTTGGATGATAATTTTACACAAAAATTAGATGATTCAATTGCTGATAATATGCGTAATTTTACCTTCACCTTCGATAATGAAAAAATAGTGCAGCTAAATAACGATAAGAACGAAGTCAGTACTTTCTATTACTCAGATCTGTATCAAATACATGAAGCTAAAACTGGGTTATTTTTTTTTAGTAATAAGATTATTTTTGAATTTGTTCGTTATGATCTGTTTCAACCGGATGAGTTAGAGCGCCTAAAAGATTATCTGGCGCCTTATTTGAGCAAAAACCAAGAATCCAAAATAGCAATGATTAATTATCAATTTGACTGTCAACGTGTATATGCGTTTATTTGTCATCAATTTCGAAATTCAAGAAAAAGGATGTTTATTTTATCTACTATCCTTTTATTTTTGAGTTTGTTGCTATTTCCAAAAAATCCTACTTTATCAGTACTCATTTTCATACTGCCTATTTTATTACTTACCTTATTTTTGGCTAATTTTAAAAAACAATCAAAAAAGCAGGTTTTAACATTGAATGAACGCTTTGGCAGTATGACCTGTATTTTTTATAATGATCATCTAACCTTCAGTTACATAAAAAAAGTGGGAGTTTCTAATATCAACTATGCTGAATTTTATAAAATAGAGAAAACATCAAAAGGTTATGTGTTTTTCATACAAGAGAGTTCGGGGTATTACTTTTTTTATAACGAGTTTAGTTTAGAACAACAACAAGCGCTGGAAGAGAAACTGAAACACTATAGCAATTATTCACAGAAGTAA
- the nfsB gene encoding oxygen-insensitive NAD(P)H nitroreductase, translating into MNIVDISQKRYTTKHYDPTKKIPADVIEQLLTVLRNSPSSVNSQPWHFYVIDNEAAKNKILPAIADFNQPRVTGSSHTIVFCIKTPLDEAHLVNLLNQEEKDGRLPSAELKASQDQGRRYFVNLNSKTPESQQCWEGKQAYIALGQLLFAAAAIGVDSTAIEGYDSAKMDEILDLKSKGLKSIVVATLGYRAQDDGNAHRPKSRLPKDQIFTFL; encoded by the coding sequence ATGAATATTGTTGATATTTCGCAAAAACGCTATACAACTAAACATTATGATCCAACTAAAAAAATCCCGGCAGATGTGATAGAACAACTGTTAACCGTACTAAGAAACAGTCCGTCATCGGTTAACTCTCAACCGTGGCATTTTTATGTCATTGATAATGAAGCAGCCAAAAATAAAATTTTGCCGGCAATAGCTGATTTTAATCAACCACGTGTCACCGGCTCATCACATACTATTGTTTTTTGTATTAAAACCCCGTTGGACGAAGCCCATTTAGTTAATCTCCTTAATCAAGAAGAGAAAGACGGCCGTTTGCCTTCGGCGGAATTAAAGGCGTCTCAAGATCAGGGACGACGTTATTTTGTAAATCTAAATAGCAAAACACCTGAATCACAACAGTGCTGGGAAGGTAAACAAGCCTATATTGCATTGGGGCAATTGCTTTTTGCCGCTGCGGCAATTGGTGTTGATTCTACCGCAATAGAGGGTTACGATTCTGCTAAAATGGATGAAATCTTAGATCTTAAAAGCAAAGGATTGAAAAGCATTGTGGTTGCAACATTAGGTTACCGTGCTCAAGATGATGGTAATGCGCATCGTCCAAAATCACGTCTGCCGAAAGATCAAATCTTCACCTTTTTATAA
- the leuA gene encoding 2-isopropylmalate synthase: MSDQVIIFDTTLRDGEQALQASLSVKEKLQIALALERMRVDVMEVGFPISSPGDFESVQTIAKTIKDSRVCALSRCIDKDIDVAAEALKVADQFRIHTFMATSTLHVQDKLKMTFDDVVDRAVHCIKRARNYTNDVEFSCEDAGRTPIDNLCRIVEAAIKAGASTINIPDTVGYTVPYQFGGIIHTLFERVPNIDKAIISVHCHDDLGMSVANSISAIQEGARQIEGAMNGLGERAGNTALEEVIMAIKVRQNILNVHTNINHQEIYRTSQIVSQITNMPIPANKAVIGSNAFAHSSGIHQDGILKNRETYEIMTPESIGLNQIQLNLTSRSGRAAVKHRLEELGYQDNDYNLDQVYEAFLALADKKGQVFDYDLEALIFINQIKDEKEHYVLDYFNVQSGSTVVSTASVSLIIGDQKFSDAATGNGPVDAVYQAINRITGEPISIIKYQLASKGQGENALGQVDIVADYKGRKFHGVGLATDIVHSSALALINVLNNVYRANQVAQEKQKLHHD, encoded by the coding sequence ATGAGCGATCAAGTCATTATTTTTGATACCACATTACGTGATGGTGAACAAGCTTTACAAGCAAGTTTAAGTGTCAAAGAAAAACTACAAATAGCGCTAGCTTTAGAAAGAATGCGTGTGGATGTAATGGAAGTTGGTTTTCCAATCTCATCACCGGGTGATTTCGAATCAGTCCAAACGATTGCTAAAACGATTAAAGATAGCCGTGTTTGTGCGTTATCTCGCTGTATAGATAAAGATATTGATGTTGCAGCTGAAGCGTTAAAGGTTGCTGACCAATTTCGTATTCATACTTTTATGGCAACATCAACCTTACATGTACAAGATAAATTAAAAATGACATTTGATGATGTCGTTGATAGGGCTGTGCACTGTATTAAACGTGCACGTAATTATACTAATGATGTGGAGTTTTCTTGTGAAGATGCAGGCCGTACCCCAATTGATAACCTATGTCGAATTGTTGAAGCAGCGATTAAAGCCGGGGCAAGTACGATCAATATCCCGGATACTGTCGGTTATACTGTTCCTTATCAATTTGGTGGCATTATTCATACCTTATTTGAACGTGTCCCGAACATTGATAAAGCGATTATCTCTGTTCATTGTCATGATGACTTGGGCATGTCGGTGGCTAACTCGATTAGCGCGATTCAAGAAGGTGCTCGTCAAATTGAAGGGGCGATGAATGGATTAGGTGAACGTGCAGGAAATACCGCTTTAGAAGAAGTGATTATGGCGATCAAAGTGCGCCAAAATATCTTAAATGTTCACACCAATATCAATCATCAGGAAATTTATCGTACCAGTCAAATTGTCAGCCAAATTACCAATATGCCAATACCGGCGAATAAAGCCGTTATTGGCAGTAACGCATTTGCCCACTCCTCTGGGATCCATCAAGATGGCATCTTAAAAAATCGTGAAACTTATGAAATTATGACGCCCGAGTCGATCGGTTTAAATCAGATCCAATTAAACCTAACTTCCCGCTCCGGTCGAGCAGCGGTAAAACATCGCTTAGAAGAGTTAGGTTATCAGGATAATGATTATAACTTAGATCAAGTCTATGAGGCGTTTTTAGCGCTGGCAGACAAAAAAGGACAAGTGTTTGATTACGATCTAGAAGCCTTAATTTTTATTAATCAAATAAAAGATGAAAAAGAGCATTATGTTTTAGACTATTTTAATGTTCAATCCGGCTCGACGGTCGTTTCAACCGCATCGGTCAGTTTAATCATCGGCGATCAAAAATTTTCAGATGCAGCTACCGGTAATGGTCCGGTTGATGCAGTGTATCAAGCCATTAACCGTATCACTGGCGAGCCAATTTCAATTATTAAATATCAATTAGCCTCAAAAGGTCAAGGCGAGAACGCTTTAGGTCAAGTTGATATTGTGGCTGATTATAAAGGCCGTAAATTTCATGGTGTGGGGCTGGCAACCGATATTGTTCATTCATCAGCTTTAGCATTAATCAATGTTCTAAATAATGTCTATAGAGCAAATCAAGTTGCGCAAGAAAAACAAAAATTACATCATGATTAA
- the leuB gene encoding 3-isopropylmalate dehydrogenase yields MSQNYHIAVLPGDGIGPEVMKQAYKVLEVIRQKYQLAITTSEYDVGGAAIDVHGCPLPKETLEGCEKADAILFGSVGGPKWSHLPPDAQPERGALLPLRKHFKLFANLRPARLYQGLEELCPLRADIASRGFDILCMRELTGGIYFGLPKGREGSGAQERAFDTEVYHRFEIERIAKMGFEAARLRRKKVTSVDKANVLQTSILWREVVSQVAKDYPDVALEHMYIDNATMQLVKDPSQFDVILCSNLFGDILSDECAMITGSMGMLPSASLNEQGFGLYEPAGGSAPDIAGKNIANPAAQILSLALLVRYSLKRDDIANAIETAVNQALEKGYRTADLARNVQPISTDEMGDIICKFIS; encoded by the coding sequence ATGTCACAAAACTACCATATTGCAGTATTACCGGGTGATGGGATTGGACCAGAAGTGATGAAACAAGCCTATAAAGTGCTTGAAGTGATTCGCCAAAAATATCAGCTTGCTATCACCACCAGTGAGTATGATGTCGGCGGTGCAGCTATCGATGTTCATGGTTGCCCGTTACCTAAAGAGACGCTCGAAGGTTGTGAAAAGGCTGATGCGATTCTATTTGGCTCTGTTGGTGGCCCGAAATGGAGCCACTTACCACCCGATGCGCAACCAGAACGAGGCGCACTATTACCACTTCGCAAACACTTTAAATTATTCGCCAACTTGCGCCCTGCTCGCTTATATCAAGGTTTAGAAGAGCTTTGCCCATTGCGTGCAGATATTGCCTCGCGTGGTTTTGATATCTTATGTATGCGTGAATTAACCGGCGGTATCTATTTTGGCTTGCCAAAAGGTCGAGAAGGCAGCGGTGCACAAGAGCGAGCATTTGACACAGAAGTGTATCACCGTTTTGAAATCGAACGTATTGCCAAAATGGGCTTTGAAGCCGCTCGTTTGCGTCGCAAAAAAGTGACCTCAGTTGATAAAGCTAATGTGTTGCAAACCTCAATTTTATGGCGTGAAGTAGTTAGTCAAGTCGCAAAAGATTATCCGGATGTAGCGCTTGAACATATGTATATTGATAACGCCACTATGCAACTGGTTAAAGATCCTTCCCAATTTGATGTCATTTTATGTTCAAACTTATTCGGCGATATTTTATCAGATGAATGTGCCATGATCACCGGTTCAATGGGAATGTTACCTTCGGCAAGCCTTAACGAACAAGGCTTTGGTCTTTATGAGCCAGCTGGCGGCAGTGCACCGGATATCGCCGGTAAAAATATCGCAAATCCAGCAGCGCAAATTTTATCTTTGGCGTTATTAGTTCGTTATAGCTTAAAACGAGACGATATTGCTAACGCTATTGAAACAGCAGTAAATCAGGCATTAGAAAAAGGTTATCGTACAGCAGATCTTGCCCGTAATGTGCAACCTATATCGACTGATGAAATGGGCGATATTATCTGTAAATTTATTTCGTAA
- the leuC gene encoding 3-isopropylmalate dehydratase large subunit translates to MSKTLYQKIYDAHVVYQAPNETPILYIDRHLVHEVTSPQAFDGLRAMNRKVRQPHKTFATMDHNTSTKSNDLNACSEMARIQLTELAKNAEEFGVSLYGLQSPLRGIVHVVGPEQGMTLPGMTIVCGDSHTATHGAFGALAFGIGTSEVEHVLATQTLKQGRAKTMKIEVKGQVADGITAKDIILAIIGKTTSAGGTGHVVEFCGEAIKSLSMEGRMTLCNMAIEMGAKAGLVAPDEVTFEYLKGRQFSPKGEDFDKAVAYWKTLKTDEGAHFDSVVTLEGKDIAPQVTWGTNPGQVTSIDATVPNPDDFADPIEKHSAQRALTYMGLSAGTKMSDIKINKVFIGSCTNSRIEDLRAAAKIAKGRKVAEGVQALVVPGSGPVKQQAEAEGLDKIFIDAGFEWRLPGCSMCLAMNDDKLAPGDRCASTSNRNFEGRQGRDARTHLVSPAMAAAAAITGHFTDIRKPF, encoded by the coding sequence ATGTCGAAAACACTGTATCAAAAAATATATGATGCACACGTCGTTTATCAAGCGCCGAACGAAACACCGATTTTATATATCGATCGTCATTTAGTGCATGAAGTGACGTCCCCACAAGCTTTTGACGGTTTACGTGCCATGAATCGTAAAGTACGTCAGCCTCACAAAACGTTTGCCACCATGGATCATAATACTTCAACCAAAAGTAATGATTTAAATGCCTGTAGTGAAATGGCTCGCATTCAGTTAACCGAATTGGCAAAAAATGCCGAAGAGTTTGGCGTCTCCTTATATGGATTACAAAGCCCATTACGTGGTATTGTGCACGTGGTAGGACCAGAACAAGGTATGACTCTACCCGGTATGACAATTGTTTGTGGCGATTCACATACTGCAACTCATGGCGCATTTGGCGCACTTGCTTTTGGTATCGGCACATCGGAAGTGGAACATGTATTAGCTACCCAAACGTTAAAACAGGGGCGAGCTAAAACCATGAAAATTGAAGTTAAAGGTCAGGTTGCCGACGGCATTACCGCTAAAGATATCATTTTAGCGATTATTGGTAAAACAACCAGTGCTGGTGGTACCGGACATGTGGTTGAGTTTTGCGGTGAAGCTATTAAATCTTTATCAATGGAAGGCCGTATGACATTATGTAATATGGCAATTGAAATGGGCGCTAAGGCCGGTCTGGTAGCACCCGATGAAGTCACATTTGAATACCTAAAAGGTCGCCAATTCTCACCAAAAGGGGAGGATTTTGATAAAGCGGTGGCTTATTGGAAAACCTTAAAAACTGATGAAGGGGCGCATTTTGACAGTGTTGTTACCCTTGAAGGCAAAGACATTGCCCCACAAGTGACATGGGGAACGAATCCCGGTCAAGTTACATCGATTGATGCAACGGTACCAAATCCTGATGATTTTGCTGATCCAATTGAAAAACATTCGGCGCAGCGTGCTTTAACCTATATGGGATTATCTGCCGGTACTAAGATGAGTGATATTAAGATCAATAAAGTCTTTATTGGATCATGTACTAATTCACGTATAGAAGATTTGCGTGCAGCAGCCAAAATTGCTAAGGGGCGTAAAGTCGCCGAAGGCGTACAAGCACTGGTCGTTCCGGGTTCCGGCCCAGTAAAACAACAAGCGGAAGCGGAAGGGTTAGATAAAATTTTTATTGATGCCGGTTTTGAATGGCGATTACCGGGCTGCTCAATGTGTCTGGCGATGAATGATGACAAATTAGCACCGGGCGATCGCTGTGCCTCTACCAGTAATCGTAATTTTGAAGGACGACAAGGTCGTGATGCTCGCACCCATTTAGTCAGTCCGGCCATGGCTGCCGCTGCTGCCATTACCGGGCATTTTACTGATATTCGCAAACCATTTTAA